AGCGACGTCTATCTGGTCGCCAGCAAGAAGGAACTGACCTCGCTGGTCAGCAGTTCCGGAGCGCAAGGGGCAGCGAGCGCCCTGACCTCCATCGCCTCTTCCAGCAATGCGGGCGTGCAGCGGATTGTGAACATCATTTCCAACCTGTCCTCGCAGGCCGAAGTGGACAAGGCGGTCAAGCAATTGGCGCCCAACACCAGCGTCGCCGCCGCCACCACCTCGGGATCGACGGCGGCCACCACCGCCAACGTCAACACCGTCACCACCCGCGCCGCCAATGTGCGTACCGCCCAGGCGGGCGGCGTGACGGGTATCGCCAGCGGTGAAAGCCTGCGCGGCCTGGGACTGTGGATGCAAGGGCTCGGCTTCACCGGCAGCCAGGATAGCCGCAAGGGACAGGACGGCTTCGACGCCACCACCGGCGGCCTGGCTGTCGGCGGCGATGTCCAGGTCGCCGGTCCGCTGCGTCTCGGCGCGGCGTTCTCCTATGCCCGCACCAAGGTGGACGCCAAGGGCGGTTCCTCGGGTAGCGGCTCCGACATCGACAGCTATCAGGGCACGCTCTACGCCAACTACACCGGCGCGCCCTGGTATGTGGACGCCACCCTGGTCTATGGCCGTCACCACTACGACAGCACCCGCGCCATCAACTTCCTGGGAACCGAGGCCAAGGGCAGCTATTACGGCAACCAGTACACTGCCCAGATGGCAGGCGGCTATCCGCTGCTGATCGCCAACACGCTGATCACCCCCAATGCCTCATTGGCCTACAGCCTTCTGCGGCAGGAGGCCTACGAGGAAACCGGGGCGCCGGGGGCCAATCTGTCGGTGGAGGAGCAGACCGCCATTTCGCTGCGCGGCGGCCTGGGGGTGAAGGCCGCAAAGTCGTTCAGCAACGGGACCTCCCGTCTGGTTCCCGAATTGCGGGCGACGTGGTTCCACGAATTCCGCGACAACGCCCCCAGCCAGACCGCCCGGTTCTCGGCCGGCGGCTCGGCCTTCACCAACACCGGGGTGAAGCCCGCACAGGACAGCGCCGTGCTGGGCACCGGCCTGACCATCGCCACCGCCGATCAGGTCAGCGTGTCCGCCAATTACGATGCCGAACTCAAGGACGGCTATGTGGGGCACAACGGTACGCTTCAGGTGCGTCTGGACTTCTGATCCGGCATTGGTTCGTGCAGCATGGGGTCGCCTTCGGGCGACCCTTTTTGTTTGGGGGGGAAGAATGCGGTTGGTCTTTGCCATGGTGCTGGCACTGGTGATGACGGGATGCGCCAGTCCTGAAGCTCGCCTTCAGACGGCGAACGAGATTGCTCAGCGTGCCGATCTGCGGGCGATCTCGGTCACCGCGCCGCCGTTCACCTTGGCGGCATATGTCCGCAATTCCGACCCGAGCAACCCCGTCGTCATCTACATCGAGGGCGATGGGCTGGCGTGGATTTCCCGCTCTCAGCCATCCCTGGACCCGACGCCACGCAATCCTGTCGGGCTGCGGCTGGCGGCGGAAGACCATGGACCCAACGTCATTTATCTGGCCCGACCGTGCCAGTACGTGCGAGTCGCAGCTTGTGACGTGACATATTGGACGGATCGGCGATTTGCCGAGGACGTTATTCGATCAATGTCCGCCGCCATCGACGCATTGATCCGGCCTGGGCAGCGCATCCATCTGGTGGGGTATTCGGGTGGTGGCGCGGTGGCGACAATGATCGCGGCCCGTCGAGCCGACGTGCTGAGCCTACGCACCGTGGCGGGCAACCTGGATCATGACGCCTTGAGCCTTTATCACGATGTCAGCCCCATGGTGGGATCGCTCAATCCCAGGGATGTGGCGCAACAGTTGGTGGGGCTGCCGCAGTTTCACTACGTCGGGGATCGTGACAAGGTGGTGCCGCCCTTGGTCAGCGCCAGCTATCTGCACGCCATGGGCGACACCCGCTGCGCGGCGATGATCCACGTCGGCGGTACCAGTCACGATGACGGGTGGGTGGAGTTTTGGCGGGATGCGGCGAAGAGAATGCCAAAATGCAGATTTCCTGCCTGAGAGCGATGATGATGCCACAGATCAGGAGGGGGGATGATCAGAACGGGTCCGAAAATGAGCCCGTACACCATTCGTAAGACACTTATTGTCGCGGCTGTCATGGCAGCGATAATCCCCCCTTGCCTTGGCTGGAAGTGTCGAGACCAAGCCTCAAGGCGTCGTGAAGGAAAAGCTGTGCTCTGGCACGGAGAAGGTCATCTTCTCGTGCAGCACCGGCAAGAAGATGGTTTCGATTTGTTAAACTGATGCATCCGGGGCCGTCCAGTATCGCTCCGGAAAGTCGGGCAGCACTCCCGATATCGTGCTGCCGGAAAATCCCGCATCTCGGGAAGGTATGGTCAGGGGCACGACTTCATTCTCCGGCGGTGGCGGCGTATATCGCCTTCACCAAAGGAGACACACGCGATATCGTCCACGATTACGTTGGACAGCGTGGCGAAGATGCCGGCATCGACGTGGAACGGCGCGGGAAGAAACCAATCAGCATCTAGTGCGTCGGCCTACCTGTCGGCAATCTGGAAAATGAGATCCCATCCAGCATCCTGGCAGACCCGAAATCAATGCGATAATAAGGCCATATCGGGGAGGTCACATGACCTCCCCGATATGCGCATCGCTGTGAGATGGCGACCCTACACCGCAAGTCCCGCCCAGGAGCAAGCCGATGCTGGAGGGAACCCGCAAGGCCAATAATGCCCTCAAATCCCTGAACATTCAGCAACTTACAGTTGATTGCTCCTATCGAATGCAGCATCGTCAAGCTGCCCCGCGTGCCGGTGTCCGAGCAACGTACCCGGTAGCGAGATGCCGATGCCGGAAACCAGCGCTGCATTGCTATCCGCAACATCCCCGGCGCGCCCCATTCATCCGGTTGAACCGAGATCTGGCCCGCCATCGTCAGGGAGGTGCCTTCGTGTCGGCATTGACCGGGGCAATCCTTCCCCGCAGCGCAAACGGCATGTTGCATCTGGGCTACTGCTGTCAGGGGATGGCTTGCCCCAAGGCTTCGGGCCAACTTGTTGATGCCCTTACCAGACGCTCTGCCGCAGCGGTGGTTCCGACTTGGAGATTCAGGACAGCACAGGGCATCAGTTTGTCGGAATATGCTTTCTACGAGATTAGAGTCTAAAAATCATCAATCATTTTACTTTCTCACCCACGATAGCCGTTGCGTTGGTGGATTTTGTATTTGATTGATACTTTTTCTAGCTCTTCTTTTGTGAAGCGTCTATCAAAAAAACTTGTATTTAAAGTAAAATCCTTCACGCTTTCTATGAAAATTTTATAATTCTTTTCACCAAGAAAATTAGGGAGTCTTTCCTCCCATGAGCGGACAGTTCTTGAGCTGACTCCGAATAATTCGGCCACATCAGCTCTGGCTTTTTCTTTTCCCCTTTTTTTAGGGTGCCGTTCATTTTTGTAGATCACGTATCTTACCGCATCTTTTCTTAAGTTCCAGAGCGAATAAGATTCTCCTTGATTCCCTGTGGTTTTTGCTTCAAGCAGCAGCTGAGTTTCTCCGTGGCGAAGCGCCTGAAGCGCTTCTGCAAGTTCAAAAAAGCCCGAGAACTTACTTCCGGCTCCATCATTCACAAAGTAATCTCTCCAATCACCAATCGTGCGAAGATATTGCTCAAGAATGTTGCGCTTTATCTCTGGTGGAAGATGCCTCCATGTACCGTCTCCGTATACCGTTCCTTCGGAAAAATTCTTAATTAATTCTGGTATTTGGAGATCAATAAAGTCCGCCAATACTCTGGCGCAAAGCATTAATCCAAACACCGTCCTTGCATTTTTCACCTTGTCGCCGTTGCAATCTGCAAAGTAGCTAGATATATTAAAAATGTTACTTGAAAGATCATCATCTAGTGCGCGATCAATTATGGCCGCGAATTCCTCGTAAGAAGCGTCAACTATTCTGTAAAATTCTTCCATTTTTTCTCTGCGCATAACCCACCCTCAGCATTATGCGAGTAATTCTGAAAATTTACCCAAACCCTACCAAAAACACTAGCCCGGAAAATTCATCGGGGTTGGCGGATGTAGATTAACCTGCTGATTTGGCATGGGATTTTGTTGTATAGGCCGATCCCCGCCATTTCCGGAGGTCACGCCCGCCATGATTGAGCCTACTCTGCCGCTGCCGTGGCTGTCACCCATTGAAGGCTGGGCCGTCGTGGCCCGGTTCGACGGCGGCGAAGTGTCCTCGGATGCCGGGGTGCTGGCCCTGCGCGAGATCGAGTCGCGGCTTGGTGTTGCGGATCGGCTGGCCACTTGCCTGGACGATCCGCGCGCCCCGGATCGGGTGGTGCATCTGCTCCCGAGATCATCCGCTTCCGCCTACTGATGATCGCCGCCGGATACGAGGACGGCAAAGACGCCACCGGCCTCAAGATGACGCTCGACCAATTGCCGGAATAGGGCCGGGCACCGTGCTCACAATCGACCATCTCGCGGCTGGAAAATCTGCCCGGCGTTCGGACGTCGCTGCGCCTGGGCCGGGCCATGGTCGATATTTACTGCGACTCGTTCCGCCAGGTGCCCAAACGGATCACACTGGACCTCGACGACATCTTCGACGCGGTGCATGGCGGGCAGCAACTGCGCAAAGTTCATGCTGATATGCGCTTTTTCATCAGTGTCCGTGCCCCTGTATTCTCCATTTCGGGTTTCCCACCCACAGACAGAAACGGAGAAAAGTAATGGAACTTTGCCCAAATAATCGTTTCGTTGATCACGATCAATTGCCTTTGATGCCGCAACCTTGGACGAGGACGCCAGAAGCGCCATCTCCCCAAACCTATGGCCTGACCAAACCCATCTACGACTTCGATGAACTTCTATCGCTGATCCCGCTAAAACGGACCAAAATTTTCGAGCTGATTCGTGACGGCAAGCTGCAAAAAACAAAATGCGGCCGCCGCACTATATTCTTGGCTCAGGATGTCGCGGCGTTCCTCTGGCAACTCCAGCAGGGAAATCTGTAATGGGCCGCCATTTCCGTCTCCATGAAGGCATCCTGGACGAATATATACGTCTCTCCCGCATGCGCCCTGCCCTGTGTTACCAACCACCGAACTCCATCTTCGAGCGGAATCTATGGTCAAACGTGCATCGCTATTGCCTGACCGAGGTATCTCGTGTTGCGGAAAAAATCCTGGACGGGGGCAAGAGGGAAGGCCGCCTATTCCGGGATGGCTTCTATATCGTTGCCTTGAATCGAGAATACGTAAAGGAGATTGGTCGGACGCTAGACCGAGGAGGGTGGGCTTGCTTGAGGACGGAGGTCTACGGCGAGAACCTCGTAGAACTTTATGCCCAGGTACATGACACGTCGTATGTTAAGGGAATTCAAGCTATAGCCGGAGAGGCAGGACTGGCGACAACCAATGAAATATTCTAAATACACCATGCAATGGGTTGAGGATCGAAATCCCCTCAACTCCAAACAATTGCCGCAAATACCTCCGTGCTACCCATCAAGCTGTGACGTATATTCATACCTTAGTAATTCCGGACATCCTTTTCTGGAGTCATTTTTATACCCAAGACCCGGTGGGCATCTTGTTCGCATATATCGGACGCTGCAACGCCATCGTCGCGGGCATGCAAATCAGTGGGCCGAGATTTTCCCGCAAGCCCCATACCCATTGTTCAATTTACATTTTTTGCACCGCTATCCTCGCGATCCTGTGGTCCTCGTCGAGACCGAGGCGCAGGCCTGGGCAGGGACAGACAGAGAGCGAATATACAGCACAGTTCCCGATGGTCTTGCAAATCTGGCCCTGGCCGATCTTGCGGCGTTGCGTGACCGAAATGTGGTGGTCGTCCTGGGGGTGGAAACGCTCCCATGGAGCGGAAGAATCCATCATGCCCTGCTCAATGCAAGGGTTGCCACAGCATCCTTCATTTCAGACTACAACGACACGCCCGTGTCGTTCGAGACTCTGGAAAAGACAGCGGCAGAGCTTGGAATTGATCTTCTGCTAACTCCCACCAATGACACGGCGGTGGGCGGCTCCTCCGTTGTCGTCGCCTCAGCAGGTCAAGCCCTGCTCGGCGGCAATGACCTGCGCCGGATGCTACTCGATCCGATCATCCGCGAAGGTTACCTGATCTGGCTGTACGGCGAGCCCAAGTCGGGCAAGTCGTGGATGGCTTGGTCCATCGCCGATGCCGTCGCGACGGGGAATTCCACGCTCGCGCGGTGGAAGTCGTCGGAACCATGCGATGTGCTCCTCGTGGACGGGGAAAATCTGCCAGATGAGCTTGCACAATCAATTCGCATGGTCATGGCTGGGGCGGGACGCGCCCCAGGCCATGCTCCCTTCGACATTATCTGCGCTCGCAGTCAACCTGAGGGTGTGATTGATATCGCTGAGCCTATCTGGCAGGACCACATCAAAAAGGCCGCGAAGGGTAAGAAGCTTGTGATCTTCGACAACATCCAGTCCCTTACCGACAACCGGGTGAATGTGATCACCTCGCTCCGTCCTTTGTTCATGGACCTGATGAATGACCGTATCGCGGTGTTGGCTATCGACCACACAAACCGCGATGGCGACCTTCAGGGCAGCATCACCAAGGAACGGCTGGCAAATCTGAGTATTGCCATTCGCTACCCCGATGACGAGGCCAAGGAAGACGGTCGTATTCAGGTGGAGTTCCCGGTTGCCCGACGACTCTATGGCGACGATGCTAAGCCCTTTCAGCTAAAAAAGACTTTTACCAAGGATAGCTTCGTTCTCCGTGTCCTGGATGACCAAGCTCCCCCTCCACCCGTCGCATCAGAGCGAGTACGGCGGATCGCTCAAGTTGTATTTGCCAGGAACCATGCGGGCCTCACCTTCGAGGAGATCAAAGACAATTATAGCATTTCTCCCAGCACGGCTCATGATTACCACAAGGCGGCAGAAAAACTCATTGGCACTGAAAAAGCCGCCTTTGAGGCAGAACTGGAGCGGCTAATCGCGCACCGGAAGGCAGAGGAAATCCCCACTGCATAGGCATTCGGGGGCATAGCGGGCCATTCGGGATGGAGAGTACCATCCCGAATGGCCCGTTCTGTTATAAATCCTTGTTTTCAATCGGAATCCGGATCGCGTTCGGATTTTCGTCATTTTCGGCCCAACGCTATTTTGGGGGGGGGGCGTGCTTGGCCCCGCCTCCGTGGACACAGGCATCATCCTTGCGCAGATCATCCTTCACCACCTTGAGAAGGGATGCGACAGCTTGTTCCGCGTCCTCATACGGTCGGCTGGCGAATTCCGGCAGCCTTGGAAATCGTCGCCAATGGGCCACCACCGATTATTCCCACTCCGAAGGACGGTGACAGCCGCCGAAATCCGCCTTCGTTCGCGGGCGACTTTGTGGGAAATCTGTGGGAAATGCGCTTAAGGGCCAAGCTAAGCGCTTGAAAATATTGGCGTAGGAAAGGGAGCTCGCGAACAACCCTCTTTCCATATCTTTCAGATAGATAGAGCTATCGGGAATCCTCGTCTTCCTGAACGATCCATGCGCACACCAACGAGAAGATCGCCGTGGTCATCCCTACGCCGCCCAGATGACTGTTGCCGGCGGCGATCCATGTCATGGGCTGCCCCATCACGGGAAGCAGGCCAAGAACGTTGCCCCAGGCGATGATCCAGTGGGTCATCACCAGGACGGCACAGCCGTGCATGACAAATGACAGGGCGGTCCAGGCGAGATCTGCGTCGCCGCGTCTGCGATGTCCGACGGCTTGAACATCATCGGCAAGGCGGAAGAGAAGCCAGATATAAAATGTCTGGAGTGCAACCAGCGTCAAGCCCGCAACGCCGCCGAACCGGTTCAGCACAAAGGCGCCGATGAAGTCGTTCTGTACCTCTGGCAGGTCCATGATAGTGCCGCCGTTGATACCAAACCAAGCGCTGGCCCCAAACAACTCACCGTCGCGGATTCGATCCAAAGAGTTGATAACCTGATATCCCTCTTCCCGATAAGCCGCAATGTCGGCCCAGACTTGGACGCGGGTCAGCTTGGTTTCCGGCAGATGAGGGATTGTCGCCACAGATTCGGGGTTGCTGTAGAAGAATGCCAGGGTCGCGACAGCCAGAAAGGTAAATAGTATGACCCCAAGCCGTATCCCCCCCTGCCCACGAAGCGTTGCCGCCCCTGCGGCTTGCAGTCGTCCCAGAAAATCGGCAGGTGGCAGCGGGATATCCCTTGCCGGAATCGACATCAAATCTCGGACACGCCATGCCCATGTCAAAACGAATACGAAGAGAATAACGCCAGGGGAATAATCGCCGACACTGGTGAGGACTGCAGCAATCAACCCCAAAGCTAACAGAGCGAACCAGCCAAAGCGCAGGCTGCTGCGCAGAGGGTGGTTTCTGAAGCCCGTATCCCAATCCAAACGTGCTTCGCGGATTAAAAGCGCGACTTGGCCCATGAAAACGACAAGAACAACTTTGGCCAGTTCCGCCGGCTGAATCCCGCCGACACCTTGTTCACCTCCCGCCATCACTTCCCAGAACAAAAGTCCTACGACCAAAACCACCACCCCCAACCGAGCGATCACCCACAGTAAATCGCCGCCGTGAATATGCCGAATGCGGCCATTGCTCCACTCAATGCAATCACGCCACTTTTTATTAGGTGCGGCTACCCGCTCCGCAACTCTGGCCATGTGCTGAGGGGACAGCATGCCGAGGAGAGAGACCAATCCTGCGAATATGATCATGAGTTGCGCGGCACCAATGCCGAAACCGTGCCATCGAAGGTTAAGGGCACCGGCTCCGAGTTGGCTCAAGGTGATCATGCCGGCCAGGGCCAATCCGGTCGTCAGAGTCCAAACCTGCCCCCCGCGACCGCCAAGCTTCCCCTGTGACCATAGGGCAAGGGTCGCCAACCCCCAGCCGACTATCCACAGATAGCCCATTTCAGCCAGGCCCAATTGTGTACCGAATAGTCGGCACCAAAGAATCAGCATGGGCGGCGCCAGGCCTGCGGCACTCAAGATCAATCTGCCGTCCAGCCACGGCGTGGCACGCCGTCGATGGCGCCACCACGAAAGGCCGCAGACCAGAAAACAGGCGGCGGTGAGACAGGCAAGTCCGGGCAACAGCAAGGCGCCCAGGATCGATCCATCCCGCCCCCCGGCACTCCACAAGGCAGGCTCCGCAGGGGCTCGCGAAACCAGGGCACCCGCAGGTGGAAGAGGCAGGATTCGTCCGTCCTTGATCTCATCCGGTATAGGTGAGACCGGTGCCCTTACCTCCTCCTTGTACCAGAGCTCCTGATTGAAGGACGGCTTCAGGGTCAGGGCATCCTTGGTCCAGGACACTTCGTAATGAGTGCGGCCCAGAACAATGCGCTCGACCTTGCCGGTTTCCGAATCGTCCAACGGCAGGAAAATGTCGGAAAAGGTCTGCACTGCCCCATCGGCACGACGGAATGTGATGGCGGCGGCGGGGCGACCGGGCAGTTCACGCCCCGGCGCCAGATAGAAGGCTTCGCCAAGGCGGGTGACCAAGGCGGCTTCCAGGGTCCGTTCGCCGGTCAGCGGCCAGTTCTCGGGACAGGCGAAACTGCCGCCAAAGGAGAACAGGCGGGTTTCCGCACGCTTGGCGCCGAAAATGAAGTCATGCAGCCATTGCTTGGTCGCATTGCCGCGCAATTCACGGGCGCATTTATCCTCCGTCGGCAGGCCCGGTGTCTGATCCAGGGTGCCATTGGTCCAGCCGCCGACACGCCCACTGGCAGGTTCGCTCCAGGTCAAGGCATCAGCTGTAACGGTCTCAATATGGATACGGGCGTTGCCGATATCGATCTCGTCGCCGGCCATCAGTTTCCAGCGGTCGGGAAACAACGTTTTCCAGCGTGAGGTGCGGACGTCAATCTTCTTGTCACGAGCGACGTCGGCGATCCGCCAGCTACCGCCATCACAAATGATCCTCAGATGACCGGCGGCGGCGGCCCGTTTGGTCGGACGCTGGCCCAGTTCCCACCAGCCCAGGTCAATGGGATCGGCTTGGCAGGCAATGGTGCTGCCGCCTGCCTTTTGCGTCGGCGGCGACCGCTCACCCCCGCCGATCATTTGCGTATGCATCCAGGCGCCGAAGCCTAGCAGGGCGGCTATGGTCGCCAGCCAGACGAGTTCCACCGACGAACGTTGGTGCCTCAAAATCGACATGGCAACCCCTTGCACTCTGTCTCTCCTTGCCCGGAGAGGTGGCGTTTCCTTTGAGATAATGCAGGGTTTACGGCTTCCGTACTCATGGCAAAGCCCTGGCGAGACGAAACCCGATATCGCGAAACATTTGGTCCGGAGTGCTGCGGAAACGGGAGGCTGCACGCAGTTCGCTTGGTTGCATGCACCAAGACCCACCTCTCAACACGCACCCACTGACTTTCCGTTCTTCTCCAAGGTGCATTGAGTTGAGTGCGTTAGCATAAACATCTGGATGCATTCCATATGCGTTCTCGTCATATGCATCCTCACACCATTCCCACACGTTGCCGTGCATCTGAAACAGACCCCACGGATTGGGGGCGAAACTGTCCACCGCCACCGTCCGCTGCCGGGACACCCCCTTCGCCCCTTTGCCGAAGGTATGATTGCCTTGGTAATTCGCCTGGCTGGTCGAGATCTCGTCCCCCCACCAGAACTCCGTCTTGCTTCCCGCACGGCAGGCATATTCCCATTC
The window above is part of the Magnetospirillum sp. 15-1 genome. Proteins encoded here:
- a CDS encoding alpha/beta hydrolase, with the translated sequence MRLVFAMVLALVMTGCASPEARLQTANEIAQRADLRAISVTAPPFTLAAYVRNSDPSNPVVIYIEGDGLAWISRSQPSLDPTPRNPVGLRLAAEDHGPNVIYLARPCQYVRVAACDVTYWTDRRFAEDVIRSMSAAIDALIRPGQRIHLVGYSGGGAVATMIAARRADVLSLRTVAGNLDHDALSLYHDVSPMVGSLNPRDVAQQLVGLPQFHYVGDRDKVVPPLVSASYLHAMGDTRCAAMIHVGGTSHDDGWVEFWRDAAKRMPKCRFPA
- a CDS encoding helix-turn-helix domain-containing protein, encoding MELCPNNRFVDHDQLPLMPQPWTRTPEAPSPQTYGLTKPIYDFDELLSLIPLKRTKIFELIRDGKLQKTKCGRRTIFLAQDVAAFLWQLQQGNL
- a CDS encoding AAA family ATPase; the protein is MVLVETEAQAWAGTDRERIYSTVPDGLANLALADLAALRDRNVVVVLGVETLPWSGRIHHALLNARVATASFISDYNDTPVSFETLEKTAAELGIDLLLTPTNDTAVGGSSVVVASAGQALLGGNDLRRMLLDPIIREGYLIWLYGEPKSGKSWMAWSIADAVATGNSTLARWKSSEPCDVLLVDGENLPDELAQSIRMVMAGAGRAPGHAPFDIICARSQPEGVIDIAEPIWQDHIKKAAKGKKLVIFDNIQSLTDNRVNVITSLRPLFMDLMNDRIAVLAIDHTNRDGDLQGSITKERLANLSIAIRYPDDEAKEDGRIQVEFPVARRLYGDDAKPFQLKKTFTKDSFVLRVLDDQAPPPPVASERVRRIAQVVFARNHAGLTFEEIKDNYSISPSTAHDYHKAAEKLIGTEKAAFEAELERLIAHRKAEEIPTA
- a CDS encoding FtsW/RodA/SpoVE family cell cycle protein, with translation MQGVAMSILRHQRSSVELVWLATIAALLGFGAWMHTQMIGGGERSPPTQKAGGSTIACQADPIDLGWWELGQRPTKRAAAAGHLRIICDGGSWRIADVARDKKIDVRTSRWKTLFPDRWKLMAGDEIDIGNARIHIETVTADALTWSEPASGRVGGWTNGTLDQTPGLPTEDKCARELRGNATKQWLHDFIFGAKRAETRLFSFGGSFACPENWPLTGERTLEAALVTRLGEAFYLAPGRELPGRPAAAITFRRADGAVQTFSDIFLPLDDSETGKVERIVLGRTHYEVSWTKDALTLKPSFNQELWYKEEVRAPVSPIPDEIKDGRILPLPPAGALVSRAPAEPALWSAGGRDGSILGALLLPGLACLTAACFLVCGLSWWRHRRRATPWLDGRLILSAAGLAPPMLILWCRLFGTQLGLAEMGYLWIVGWGLATLALWSQGKLGGRGGQVWTLTTGLALAGMITLSQLGAGALNLRWHGFGIGAAQLMIIFAGLVSLLGMLSPQHMARVAERVAAPNKKWRDCIEWSNGRIRHIHGGDLLWVIARLGVVVLVVGLLFWEVMAGGEQGVGGIQPAELAKVVLVVFMGQVALLIREARLDWDTGFRNHPLRSSLRFGWFALLALGLIAAVLTSVGDYSPGVILFVFVLTWAWRVRDLMSIPARDIPLPPADFLGRLQAAGAATLRGQGGIRLGVILFTFLAVATLAFFYSNPESVATIPHLPETKLTRVQVWADIAAYREEGYQVINSLDRIRDGELFGASAWFGINGGTIMDLPEVQNDFIGAFVLNRFGGVAGLTLVALQTFYIWLLFRLADDVQAVGHRRRGDADLAWTALSFVMHGCAVLVMTHWIIAWGNVLGLLPVMGQPMTWIAAGNSHLGGVGMTTAIFSLVCAWIVQEDEDSR